The following nucleotide sequence is from Flavimarina sp. Hel_I_48.
AGTTGGGCAGGATCATCATCAACTATTAAGATTCGTTCAGGTCTTTTTTCAGGAGCAAATTGCTCAGGTATTTCTTTGGCATAGCCTTTCACCTCTTTTACAGGGATGTGAACTAAAAAGGTACTTCCTTTTCCTTTCTCACTGGTGAGTGTGATAGTCCCGTTCAACAGATCCACCAATCTTTTGGTAATAGCCAATCCCAGGCCAAAACCACCATACGTCTGCTCTATTCGCTCATCTTCCTGAGTGAACTCTTTAAAAATAATTTCCTGCTTTTCTTTGTTGATACCTATACCGGTATCTGTGATTTCAAAAAACAGGGATTTGACATCTGCTTTTTCTTCAATGCCTGATCTGATATTTACACTACCATGGTCTGTGAATTTATAGGCATTACTGATGAGGTTTGATACGATCTGTTTGATCCTGAAGGGATCGCTCATAAAATAACCGTCAAGCTCTTTAGATAGCGCCATATTGATTTTCAGGTCATCTTTGATTACCGTGGGCAGGCCCACTACGGCAATATCTTCAACGAGATTTTTTGCATTAAAGGTTACCTGCTCTATGTTCACACGACCAGATTCAAGCTTGGAAAAGTCCAGTAGATCGTTGACCAGTCGTAAAATATATTCAGATGATTTTTCTACGTGATTGAGGTAATTTTCCTGTTTTCCGTTGAGGTCTGTCTTTTGTAAAAGTTCGGTAAAACCTATTACGGTATTGAGCGGTGAACGCATGTCATGCGTAATAGTGGCCATAAGTTGTTCCCTGCTTTTGAGTAGAGAACGTGCCACGGTATTGCTTTTTTCCAGCTGCAGGCTGTATCTTTGACTTCTTGAGGCATCCCTAAAAACCATGACCACAAACCCCAGCGCAAGTAGGATACTTACGGCTCCTATGATTTTTAAAGTTTGTGAAACATCTCCTATTTTTGAGCGTAACTCGCGCTCGCGGTCTTGTGCAGAGAGCGTACCTTCCCGCTCGAGGGCGACAAGTAGGTTGCGTATTTTCTGACTAATGTTACGGTCATTTGTAAAAAGAATGTCCTCTCTTTTTATAATGCGCATCTCCAGGATTTTCTGCCTTCTACCTAGTTTTGTCATGACCTCCTTGACTTTTTCGGCCATGCTGTTCATATTTTGATCTGCTTCGATATTGTCGCGGCGTATATATTCCATATAGTCCACGATGGCACGTTTTACGCGAGGATTAACAGATTCTAATTTGGGATCGTTGGCATAATCTTCAAAGTAGATATCTTTTTTATTAAGTTCCTCAACGGCTTCGGCATAAAAATCCCTGGTGAACTGCTCTTTTCGCAGGGTTACCATGGCATTCATATTTTCCGTTTTCTGTTTCAGGCTTATTTTAATACTATCCAGCTGACTCGTTTGTGCAGGGGTTTCTGTGATTCTTGTAAGGGAATCTATCTGTACCACAATACTATCAGTATACGCCCTATAGCGGGAAAATTGATCAGTATCTCCCGTTGCCATGGCAGAACGGCCTACGGTTTCCGCTTCATAAAGCAGACTAAGGGCATTGCTAATATAGGTAAGTTTACGGTTTGCTGATTCTTTTTCCTTAGCCGGATAAACAAAAGCGCGCACTTGAGGGTAAATAAGCCAGGCCGCAAAACCTATAAGTAGCGCGAGCAGCAAATAGCCAAAGATCACCTTGAAGGTAATGGATTGCTTTGGGTTCCTGATAAAAAAGGACTCTTTCTCCACTGCTTTTATTTTGAAAATTTAAAAATTAAGGGCCTGTTCATAGGTAACGTAAAAATAACGGACAGCATATTAAAAGGGATCAAAAATTAGATAAAAACTACAAATAATTACCTAGTTTTGCCTTTATATCTCAAAGGGGTGCTTAAACTTCCTATTTTATAACAAGAATTAGGAAAGCGAGCTGAGATCATACCCAATGAACCTGGGCGGGTAATGCTGCCAAGGGAAATGCCACTGACTTTTATCAAGATGTCAGGGCAGAACATTGTAATATCAACTTAATAGTAACACAGGATAATTGCCCCTTTTATTCGTAAAAATTTTACGGATGAAAACAATTTTATTCGCTTGTGGTGCTGCGCTCTTATCGTATGGAGCCCGCGCCCAGCAGGTCGTTGACACGACCAAAACTGAAAAACTTGACGAAGTGCTCGTCAAAGCGGTACGCGTAGATGCAGACTCGCCCATCACCTTTAGCAACCTCTCAAAAGAAGAGATCAATGAGCGTAATCTGGGCCAGGATCTACCCATTTTATTAAATTACCTGCCTAGCGTGGTAACCACCTCAGATGCCGGCGCGGGGGTGGGTTACACCGGTTTTCGCGTTCGTGGAACCGGTAACCAGGGAATCAATGTCACTATCAATGGTATCCCGTACAATGACGCAGAAAGCCTGGGAAGTTTCTTTGTGAACCTACAGGATTTTAGCAGTTCGGTACAAAGTTTACAATTACAAAGGGGCGTAGGTACATCAACAAATGGGGCAGGGGCCTTCGGTGCCAGCCTCAACATTTTAACCGAAGCACTGGATGAAAAAGCCTACGCTGGCGTAAGTGTTTCTGGTGGTTCTTTTAACACCCGTAGGGCCAATGTCAAATTTGGGACCGGACTCCTCAATGATCATTTTAGCTTTTCCGGTAGACTTTCCAGCATAAAGTCAGACGGTTATGTAGATAGGGCCAGTTCAGATCTAAAATCCTATTATCTACAAGGTGGTTATCGCGATGAGAACACGTTGCTAAAAGTTATAGGTTTTGGCGGTGCCGAAGTTACCTATCAAGCCTGGAATGGTATAGATGCAGAAACCTTGGCCACAGACAGGACATTCAACCCTATTGGATTTCAATATGACGACGCGGGTAATCTGCAGGGCTTTTATGACAATCAGGTTGATGATTATAAGCAGGACCACCTTCAATTGTTATGGAATCAAAAATATGGTGGCGGATGGTCTACTAACCTGAGTCTAAATTATACCATGGGGCGTGGCTTTTTTGAAGAATATGTTGACTCCTGGTACTATGCCAATGTTAATTTTTCTGATGACGCTACCTTTGATCTTATAGGTTGGGAACCCTATGAAGTAGATGGGGAATTGCAATCAGATACAGATCTGGTACGGCGCCGCTGGCTGGACAATCGTTATTATGTGGCGAACCTAACTACCAATTACAATGACAAAAACCTGGATTTTGACGCAGGTCTTTTTGGTAGTATATATACGGGGGATCATTTTGGCGAAATTACCTGGGCGCGCTATTTTTCACAAACCGAAGAAGAGGGATACCGCTACTATACCGGTACGGCAGACAAGGATGAATTCACCGCTTTTGCAAAAGCTACCTGGAGAATTGATGACACCTGGAGTGTTTTTGGGGACTTGCAACAACGTTTTATAACCTACAAAACAGATGGTCTAAGCGATAATAAAACGCCTTTTGTAATTGATAAAAGCTATTCTTTTTTCAATCCCAAGACCGGGGTAACGATCTCATTGGACGATTTCAGTAATGTTTATGCATCTTATGCACGGGCAAACCGTGAACCCAACCGCACCGACTTTGAAAACGGAAATCCCGTGCCAGAGACGCTGAATGATTTTGAACTGGGCTATCGTTTGACTAAAGAACGCACCCGTATTTATGCCAATTTATATTATATGGACTACCGCGACCAGCTGGTTTTAACCGGAGCGATAGATGATGTAGGGGCTGCCATACGTCAAAACAGTGGTTCTAGTTACCGTCTGGGACTTGAAGTGGAGGCTGGTTTTCAGGTGGGAAGTCAATTTGCGATCTCCCCTAATGTAACTTTGAGTACCAATAAAAACAGGGATTTTTTCTTTCAGAGGGATGGTGTTTTACAGAATTTGGGTAACACGAATATTTCTTTTTCGCCCAATGTTGTCGCGGGTAACCGTTTTGACTTTTATCCGGTTCAGAACCTGCGCTTATCCTTGTTGTCTAAATATGTAGGAGAGCAATATTTAAGCAATATAGATGCTGAAAGCTCTAAGCTGGAGGCGTACTTTGTAAATGATTTTAACCTGCAATACGATTTGAAGGGTATAGGATTCGCAAAAACGATTACATTTACGGCCTTGGTCAACAACATTTTTAGTGAAGAATATGTTTCCAATGGATATTTTTTCACCTATGATGATGACTCCATAAATCCAGGAAATATAACGACCGTTGAGGGTGCAGGCTACTATCCACAAGCGAAAATTAATTTTCTTTTGGGGGTCACAATCTCATTTTAAAGATGGTTTTTAGGCGTTTCCCTTTGGGTCGGGCTTTACGTTGCAATCTTTTTGCTCGTCCCTCGCAAAAAGGATTTTCACTGCAATCCCTAACACAAGATCCGTTTCTGAATTACAGGGTTGTTTTGATGATTTTCCCAGGTTTTTGATATTTTGCCTGCGACAACCAACTTTCTGCGGGACGTGGTAATTCAGTTTAGCAGTTTCAAACCATTTTCAGTATCAAGGAAAGCAATACAATAAGAATGGATTTAAACTAAAAAACCGGTAAAAACATCAAGTTTTTACCGGTTTTTTGATTGTTTACAGCAATTTCTATTTAGCTTCTACGCTGTTATTGTTAGCGCTTTCATTGAAAAAATGCACATCCCGCTGTGGGAATGGAATTACGATACCTTGCTCCTCAAGGCGTTTTTTCCCTTCTTCTAAAATATACCAGCGCAGCGCCCAGAAATTATCATTGGTCGCCCAGTATCTCAGCGATAGATTTACAGAGCTATCGGCAAGTTCTGCCAAAACGATCATAGGTTCTGGATGAGGATCATGCAATACATTTTCCTGCTCATTTACAAGGTCGAGTAAAATATCTTTGGCCAATTTGATATTACAATCATAAGATATTCCCCAGGTCATTGCCTCGCGCCGTATACCTTCTATACTGTAGTTTATGATATTGTCATTAGATAGTTTTCCGTTTGGGATAACGGCCAGTTGATTGCCAAAAGTGGTCATTCTGGTATTGAAAATAGATATCTCCTTTACTGTACCATCAATTCCCTGAGCTGAAATAAAATCCCCCACTTTAAACGGTTTAAGTAGTAAGATAAGAACGCCCCCCGCAAAATTTGCAAGAGAACCCTGTAAAGCCAGGCCTATCGCAAGACCAGCAGCACCTATTATGGCAACTAACGATGTGGTTGCCACTCCCAGCTGGGTAATCACGAGTACAAACAGGATGATTTTTAAAGACCAATTGATGAGATCCTCTATGAATTTTTCTAAAGTAATGTCATAGTCTTTCTTTTTAAAGAATGTCCTAATGAGTCGGTTGATGATTTTTATCAGCCAGAGGCCAACAAATATCATTAGAATGGCGGCAATTAAATTAGGGATAAAGTCGATTACTTTTTCAATGGCCTGGTTGGCAAATTTTTCGTAATCTTCTGGTATAAGGGTCATATTATGTGTTTTTTGCAAATTTAGGGTTATTGAATGAACCTTAAAATCTCAAGCGTTAATTAACGTTAATTTTTTAAAAGAGGTAGTGCTTCCTTTACAGAAGCTACAGGTCTTTGACAGGTTCTATTTGTGCAGATATAAATCCAGGTATTGTCATCATCCCATCGGCTTTCGAAGAGATCAAGATATTCCTCTGGGTTATTCATGGTCGCAATTATGGCGTTGGGAAGATAAGTTCTGTTCAATTCTTCCAGTTTTTCTTCAGCTTGATTTCCAGTAATTACCACCTCGTAAAACGGATTTGTAAAGTTGAGCATAAGGTCCAGCCAGTTACTGTAACCACCGGGATACGTATTTATTTCTTTGCTCACATTGAGCAACATCTTCCCAGACTGCTCCACATAGGGTTCATTAAATGTAATATGACCCAGTTTAAAAAGATTATTTGCCATAATTGAATTGGAAGCAGGGATTACATTATCCTGATATTCTACATTTCGTATAATGAGTTCTGGATCCTGATCTGAAGTGAAATAAAGCATACCATTTTCCACATTTTTGAAGTGTTTTAAGGCAAAATTAGTGAGATTTTCTGCTTCTTTGAGCCATTTACGGTCTGTTGTCACTTCATAAAGTGCAATAAAACCTTCTATCACCGAAGCGTAATCTTCTAGATAGGCGTTTATTGTGCTGGCACCATTTTTATGCGTACGGTAGAGGCTTCCATCTTCTTTGATTTGATTATCCACAATAAAACGGGCATTTTTCAAAGCAAGTTGTAGAAATTCTGGCTCGTTAAACGTTTTATACGCAGCGGCGAGTCCGCTTATGGTCAGGCCGTTCCATCCCGTTAATATTTTATCGTCCAGTCTGGGAGCTTTTCTTTTTTCCCGGGCTTCCAATAGTATTTTATGCCAGTTTTCTTTCTTTTCCGCGAATGCGGAAGCATCCAGATTTTGTTCTTTTATGAAGTCAACGTCTTCATCCTGGCGTATGAGTACATAATTGTTGTGTTCCCACAAACCATAACTGTTTATATTGTAGTATTCAGTAAAAAGCGGAAAGTCATCTCCCAAAAGTGAACGCAGTTCTTCTTCAGTCCATACATAAAAGGCCCCTTCTTCAAGTTGATTTTTGTCGTTCATGCTATCTGCATCAAGTGCAGAATAGAAACCGCCACTGGTATCTAACATATCCCTTTTTAGAAAGTCTACTATACCATAGACAGTTTCCTTGTACAAAGGTTCAGCGCGGTTAAGATAAGCGTCGCTATAGAGGCTGAGCAGTTGCGCATTATCGTAAAGCATTTTCTCAAAATGTGGAACGTGCCACTTCATATCTGTGCTATAGCGTGAAAAACCGCCTCCTATCTGGTCATAAACCCCACCAAAGGCCATTTGCTGTAAAGTGGTATGAACAAAATCAGTTACATTTTTATCATTCTCCTGATGGCCATAGCGCAGGAGTAGGGCGTAGTTGTTTGGCATCATAAATTTGGGCGCCCGGCGCATACCTCCCTGTATAGTATCAAAACTCTTTGACCAGCTCGCAATGCTTGAAGTCAATAGGTTTTTGTCAAATTCCAGCGGGCCTTTTTGAAGTTCTATAACGCCCATGCCTTTGAGTCCCTGCTCTAATTTATCTGCATATTCTACCAGTTTTTCAGGGTTTTTGGCATAAATATCAGCAATTTGCTGGAGTGCGTCCATCCAGTTTTCTTTTGGAAAATACGTGCCGCCCCAGACCGGTCTTCCATCAGGTAGCGTTATGACATTGAGCGGCCACCCACCCTGTCCCGTCATAAGTTGGACGGCATTCATATAAATATTATCAACATCTGGACGTTCCTCGCGATCTACTTTGATGGGAACATAATGTGAGTTCATGACTTTAGCCACAGCAGTATCTTCAAAACTCTCGTGTTCCATGACATGGCACCAGTGACAGGAACTATAGCCTATGCTCACGATCATCAGTTTGTCTTCACTCTTTGCCTCTTTATGCGCTTGCTCTCCCCAGGCTTGCCAGTCTACAGGATTGTGAGCATGTTGAAGCAGGTACGGGCTTGTTTCGTTGATTAGTGCGTTGTTGTGCTGTTGTTTCACGGTAGGGTCTTTTTTATTGGTGCAGGATAGGGTGCTTATCAGAAGAAGCAAAAATAAATACGGTTTGTAAATAAAACGCATAGGAGCTTAGTTGGAAAAAATATTCCGCTACCAGTAGGACCGATAGCGGAATATTTAAAATAAGGTTTATGAAGGCATTATATTACCTCAAAAGAAATTTTCAGGTTTACCCTATATTCGGTAACGGTATCGCCAGTTACCACTGCACTTTGCTCCTGTACATAAGCGGAGCGTATATTTTTAACCGATTCTGAAGCGTGCTTAACGCCATTTGCGGTGGCCTGTTCCCAACTTTTGTTAGAACTTGCCATAATTTCCAATACTTTTAAAACTGCCATAATTATATATTTTTGACTTATTGATTAGTATTTTAATATACAAAAAAGTAGGCTGCCTTCAAAAGAAATTATCTCTTATCCATTAATAGCTTCAACGCTGTTGATACGACCGTGCATCATTTCTTTCAACATGGTTTCTATACCATTTTTTAATGTGAAGGTAGATGATGGGCAACCACTGCAAGCACCTTGCAAAACAACCTGAACATTTTTAGTCTCAGGATCATAGTGCTTGAAAAGAATATTGCCACCATCACTTGCTACGGCAGGTTTTACATATTCTTCGATAATATTTACGATCTCTTTAGAAGTGTCATCAAGTTGTTCAAAATCTTCTTCTTTCTGACTTTCGGCTTGTTTAGGGGTCTGTAACAGGTTATCTGCTATGATCTCCTTTCCTTCTTCAATGTAATTCTTTATGAATTCACGTACTTCCTGAAAGACATCATCCCAGGCTACGATGTCATATTTTTGAACACTCACGTAATTTTCAGCAAGAAAAACTTCTTTTACAAACGGAAAATTAAAGAGGGCCTTTGGCAGTGGCGCCTGTTGTGCTTCTTCAATATTCTTGAATTCAAGGGAAGAGGTAACAATTTTCTTATTTGTAACAAATTTGAGAACCGCCGGGTTAGGCGTACTTTCAGCATAAACCGTTACCGGAATTTTTTTGGTGGTGGTTTCTGTAATTATTACAACGCCGTTATCATTGAGAAAATCTTCTATCTGTTGTGAGAGTTGGTCTTGAATATCAATCCACTCTACGATATTATATTTTTCAACCGCAATAAAATTTTGTGAGATATAAACCGTTTTTACAAACGGAAGGTAAAACAGTTGCTGTGCCAATGGCGAATTTGCAGCTTCGTCAATATTTTTGAACTCAAAACTTTCATGTTTGACAAGAAAGGAATCAGCTTCAAACTTTTTGATCGCATCGTTAGATGTTGGGGCTATGGATATGGTGAATTTACTCATGGATTTCGATTTTGGCAAATTTAGGCAAAAGCCCGCGTTTTAGGTTTGATAATATGATTTATCACAGTTTAAACTGAATGAATTTAATTAGTTTTACACTTTTGTAAGAATCGACGCTCAAAGGCGTGGATAATGTTGAATGTTAATGTTTTAACGCGCCTATTTTGAAGAAAATTTTATTAGTATTGTTTGTTGTCCTTGCTGCTGTTGCCCATGGTCAGGAAGGTATACCTGTATATTCAGACTATCTTTCAGATAATCTCTATCTGCTGCACCCATCAATGGCAGGAGCTGCAAACGCTAGTCAAATACGTCTTACCGCCCGGCAACAATGGTTTGACGTGGATGACGCGCCCAACTTACAAACGCTGAGTATCAACGGCCGGGTAGGGGAGAAAGTAGGACTGGGTGCGATCGTTTTTGCAGATCATAACGGTTATTTTTCCCAGGCGGGTTTCTATGGTAGTTTTGCTTACCATTTGTTGATGTCGCGCAATACCATAGATTTAAACCAGCTGTCCTTTGGGATGAGTGTTGGTGTTTTGCAAAATACACTGGATGAAGGCGAATTTGACCTGCGGAATATTGACCCTATTATCACCGGTGGAAACCCCAGTGATACCTTTTTTAATGTAGATATAGGAATGTCTTATTATTTTCTGGATTTTTTCGCGCATGCTACCGTGAAAAATGTACTCCCGCGCAACCGCCGTATTTTTACACAGGAATTTGAATCAAGCAATCAGCGGCGTTATATAGCCTCAGCAGGGTATACCTTTGGCCGTTTTGGAGCGTGGAAGTATGAGCCTTCTATTATGCTTCAGGCTACAGATGAAACCAAGGAAGTTACCGGGGATCTCAACTTTAAACTGTATTATGATCTGGAATGGGGCACATTGTGGGGAGGTGCTTCGTATAGAAGAAGTTTTGATGGCGCCGAATATACTCAGGACGGGACGACCGTAAAGAGTCAAAAACTACAATATATCACCCCATTACTCGGTCTGAATTACAAGAACTTTCTTTTTAGCTATACCTATTCTTATCAGAGTAATAGTGTAGTGCTTTCTAATGGTGGTTTTCATCAGATTACTTTAGGTTATGACTTTGGGAAACGTAAAGAACCTTACGACTGTTATTGCCCGGCAATCAACTAAAAGTCGAGAAAGGACACCTCCTTTTTAACCTGTATATTTTCGGTTAATTTATGAAGTACTGCTGTATTTGCGTTGCTGTATAATTTATGCCTTGCCGAATTAGTAGCTGTAAACAATCCCTCTTTTTCCAGTACGGCCTTGATTTGTCTGGCCACTGCTACACCAGAATCTATAATGGTCACCGCGCTGGGTAGTAGGCTTCGCAACACTTCAATAAGATAAGGATAATGGCTACAGCCTAGAACCAGAAAATCTATATTGGCTTCGAGCATGGGTTGGAGATAAAGTTTCAGCAGCTCCCGTGTTTGTACACTATCTGCTTTACCGGCCTCTATCAACTCTACAAGACCCGTACCTACAACTT
It contains:
- a CDS encoding ATP-binding protein, producing the protein MEKESFFIRNPKQSITFKVIFGYLLLALLIGFAAWLIYPQVRAFVYPAKEKESANRKLTYISNALSLLYEAETVGRSAMATGDTDQFSRYRAYTDSIVVQIDSLTRITETPAQTSQLDSIKISLKQKTENMNAMVTLRKEQFTRDFYAEAVEELNKKDIYFEDYANDPKLESVNPRVKRAIVDYMEYIRRDNIEADQNMNSMAEKVKEVMTKLGRRQKILEMRIIKREDILFTNDRNISQKIRNLLVALEREGTLSAQDRERELRSKIGDVSQTLKIIGAVSILLALGFVVMVFRDASRSQRYSLQLEKSNTVARSLLKSREQLMATITHDMRSPLNTVIGFTELLQKTDLNGKQENYLNHVEKSSEYILRLVNDLLDFSKLESGRVNIEQVTFNAKNLVEDIAVVGLPTVIKDDLKINMALSKELDGYFMSDPFRIKQIVSNLISNAYKFTDHGSVNIRSGIEEKADVKSLFFEITDTGIGINKEKQEIIFKEFTQEDERIEQTYGGFGLGLAITKRLVDLLNGTITLTSEKGKGSTFLVHIPVKEVKGYAKEIPEQFAPEKRPERILIVDDDPAQLNLAKEIVNNLSIKNDTARNGIEALQLIEKNNYDLILTDIQMPEMDGIDLIKALREKSKYNEVPIYALSGNGSLKPSDYKQLGFSGSLKKPYLPQKLLRLITHNESEAQAESKAVSKTPVDPIKGYTLEDLKLFADQDPDSLQSILNVFVESTADSIADLNRALENKKCDEINKIAHKMLPMFRQLRAQEIITILEKLESPELPCTSKVVLRSLGRVVNQKIDKMLLNLKEEIKDLYHSV
- a CDS encoding TonB-dependent receptor; the encoded protein is MKTILFACGAALLSYGARAQQVVDTTKTEKLDEVLVKAVRVDADSPITFSNLSKEEINERNLGQDLPILLNYLPSVVTTSDAGAGVGYTGFRVRGTGNQGINVTINGIPYNDAESLGSFFVNLQDFSSSVQSLQLQRGVGTSTNGAGAFGASLNILTEALDEKAYAGVSVSGGSFNTRRANVKFGTGLLNDHFSFSGRLSSIKSDGYVDRASSDLKSYYLQGGYRDENTLLKVIGFGGAEVTYQAWNGIDAETLATDRTFNPIGFQYDDAGNLQGFYDNQVDDYKQDHLQLLWNQKYGGGWSTNLSLNYTMGRGFFEEYVDSWYYANVNFSDDATFDLIGWEPYEVDGELQSDTDLVRRRWLDNRYYVANLTTNYNDKNLDFDAGLFGSIYTGDHFGEITWARYFSQTEEEGYRYYTGTADKDEFTAFAKATWRIDDTWSVFGDLQQRFITYKTDGLSDNKTPFVIDKSYSFFNPKTGVTISLDDFSNVYASYARANREPNRTDFENGNPVPETLNDFELGYRLTKERTRIYANLYYMDYRDQLVLTGAIDDVGAAIRQNSGSSYRLGLEVEAGFQVGSQFAISPNVTLSTNKNRDFFFQRDGVLQNLGNTNISFSPNVVAGNRFDFYPVQNLRLSLLSKYVGEQYLSNIDAESSKLEAYFVNDFNLQYDLKGIGFAKTITFTALVNNIFSEEYVSNGYFFTYDDDSINPGNITTVEGAGYYPQAKINFLLGVTISF
- a CDS encoding mechanosensitive ion channel family protein produces the protein MTLIPEDYEKFANQAIEKVIDFIPNLIAAILMIFVGLWLIKIINRLIRTFFKKKDYDITLEKFIEDLINWSLKIILFVLVITQLGVATTSLVAIIGAAGLAIGLALQGSLANFAGGVLILLLKPFKVGDFISAQGIDGTVKEISIFNTRMTTFGNQLAVIPNGKLSNDNIINYSIEGIRREAMTWGISYDCNIKLAKDILLDLVNEQENVLHDPHPEPMIVLAELADSSVNLSLRYWATNDNFWALRWYILEEGKKRLEEQGIVIPFPQRDVHFFNESANNNSVEAK
- a CDS encoding thioredoxin domain-containing protein; the encoded protein is MRFIYKPYLFLLLLISTLSCTNKKDPTVKQQHNNALINETSPYLLQHAHNPVDWQAWGEQAHKEAKSEDKLMIVSIGYSSCHWCHVMEHESFEDTAVAKVMNSHYVPIKVDREERPDVDNIYMNAVQLMTGQGGWPLNVITLPDGRPVWGGTYFPKENWMDALQQIADIYAKNPEKLVEYADKLEQGLKGMGVIELQKGPLEFDKNLLTSSIASWSKSFDTIQGGMRRAPKFMMPNNYALLLRYGHQENDKNVTDFVHTTLQQMAFGGVYDQIGGGFSRYSTDMKWHVPHFEKMLYDNAQLLSLYSDAYLNRAEPLYKETVYGIVDFLKRDMLDTSGGFYSALDADSMNDKNQLEEGAFYVWTEEELRSLLGDDFPLFTEYYNINSYGLWEHNNYVLIRQDEDVDFIKEQNLDASAFAEKKENWHKILLEAREKRKAPRLDDKILTGWNGLTISGLAAAYKTFNEPEFLQLALKNARFIVDNQIKEDGSLYRTHKNGASTINAYLEDYASVIEGFIALYEVTTDRKWLKEAENLTNFALKHFKNVENGMLYFTSDQDPELIIRNVEYQDNVIPASNSIMANNLFKLGHITFNEPYVEQSGKMLLNVSKEINTYPGGYSNWLDLMLNFTNPFYEVVITGNQAEEKLEELNRTYLPNAIIATMNNPEEYLDLFESRWDDDNTWIYICTNRTCQRPVASVKEALPLLKN
- a CDS encoding dodecin family protein; its protein translation is MAVLKVLEIMASSNKSWEQATANGVKHASESVKNIRSAYVQEQSAVVTGDTVTEYRVNLKISFEVI
- a CDS encoding NifU family protein; amino-acid sequence: MSKFTISIAPTSNDAIKKFEADSFLVKHESFEFKNIDEAANSPLAQQLFYLPFVKTVYISQNFIAVEKYNIVEWIDIQDQLSQQIEDFLNDNGVVIITETTTKKIPVTVYAESTPNPAVLKFVTNKKIVTSSLEFKNIEEAQQAPLPKALFNFPFVKEVFLAENYVSVQKYDIVAWDDVFQEVREFIKNYIEEGKEIIADNLLQTPKQAESQKEEDFEQLDDTSKEIVNIIEEYVKPAVASDGGNILFKHYDPETKNVQVVLQGACSGCPSSTFTLKNGIETMLKEMMHGRINSVEAING
- a CDS encoding type IX secretion system membrane protein PorP/SprF yields the protein MKKILLVLFVVLAAVAHGQEGIPVYSDYLSDNLYLLHPSMAGAANASQIRLTARQQWFDVDDAPNLQTLSINGRVGEKVGLGAIVFADHNGYFSQAGFYGSFAYHLLMSRNTIDLNQLSFGMSVGVLQNTLDEGEFDLRNIDPIITGGNPSDTFFNVDIGMSYYFLDFFAHATVKNVLPRNRRIFTQEFESSNQRRYIASAGYTFGRFGAWKYEPSIMLQATDETKEVTGDLNFKLYYDLEWGTLWGGASYRRSFDGAEYTQDGTTVKSQKLQYITPLLGLNYKNFLFSYTYSYQSNSVVLSNGGFHQITLGYDFGKRKEPYDCYCPAIN